ACAAAATGATTATTAACCTCTGGAATTCCTATTAAACCATCTAATCCCGTACCTCTTGATAAATTAATTAGAAAAGTTTCTAAATTATCATCGGCATGATGTGCAGTTAAAACATAATCAAAATTCAGCTGTTCTGCTAATGCTTCAAACCAATTATAGCGCAATTCTCTCGCTGCCATTTGTATGGAAACCTTATGTTTCTTAGCATATTCATTAGTATCAAAACTTTCAATAAATACTTCTAAATCTAGATTGTCTGCCAATTGTAAAACAAAATCTTCATCGGCGTCACTTTCATCGCCTCTTAAATTAAAATTGCAATGTGCTAAGGCTATATTCAAACCTGATTTATGACATAAATGTGCTAATACAACACTATCTATTCCTCCAGAAATGGCAATTAGTAGTTTACTGTTTTTCAGGAAAGGTAAACGAGATTCTAAATGTTGCTCAAATTGTTCAAACATGGTTCAAATATACAACTTTGCGTTTTTAATTTAATCGGAAATTGTTAATATAAAATGACATAAATCATCAATTTTAATCAAAAAATGAAGTATCTTTTATGAGTAAATTTTAAATACTACGGTTATGTGCTCATTAGATAAAATAAATGATAAAACGACGAAGGCAGCTTTTGATAAACGCGTAATTTCAGCAACACAACACATACAAACCTATGTTAAACATAGACTATACATTGCAGAATCTACTGGAATTATTCCTAAAAACATGTATACGTCTCATGGTATCATTGACGAGGCTATTGCTAAATACTACGAAAACGGATATAATATTGATAGCGATGCTTCAACCATAAAACTTAGCCTTTTTAGAATTGTTGACACCGATTTAAACACGCTTTTTAAAAAAGAAGCATTTCATAAAAACACGATTAGCACGAATTCAATCTTAAAAGAAGAATTAGATGATTTAGAAGAAAAATATACCGTAGATGCCGATATGGATTTTGTAATGAATGAAGATTTAAATGATATTTCATATAAACAAGACCATAAACACAAACACTTGTTTTTATATGACGACAATGATACTTCTATTTTAAACGCATTTGATATTGAAGAAATTTCTCTTAACAATTCGAAAAAAAAATTAGGCAGTTTATATAGTTGGTTACCATTAAACGTATCTAATATTATTGATTTGTTAGTTTTTGGAAAATTAAGCTTTGAAGAAATATCAAAAGTTAAATCTATTGAAGTAAAACGCGTGGAATTTATTTTTAATGAAGTAAAAGAAAAATTTAAAGAACATATTGATTAATATTAGTTCTCTAAAACCATTCGCATCGCTTTGGCTTTAACCAAACATTCCTCATATTCTTTTAGCGGGTCACTTTTTGCTGTAATAGCACCACCAACGGAATAAGAGACATACTTTTTGGTGTCGTTATATAAAATACTACGTATAACCACATTAAAATCGAAATCACCTATGGGCGAAAAATAGCCTACTGCACCAGAGTAAAGTCCGCGTTTGGTTTCTTCTAAATCTTCAATAATTTTCATCGCAGAAATTTTAGGAGCTCCTGTCATACTTCCCATAGGGAAGGTACTTTTTATAATATCTATGGGATGTGTTGACGGTTCAACTTGTGATGTTACCGTAGAAATCATTTGATGCACCTGATCGAACGTGTAAATCTGGCACAACTCTTCTACTTTCACGCTGCCTTTTATAGCTGTTTTAGATAAATCGTTACGTACCAAATCTACAATCATGATGTTTTCACTTCGCTCTTTTTCGTTTTCTGATAAATCTTGCTTTAATCTAATATCTTCATCAATATTTAACGCGCGTTTTGCAGTACCTTTTATAGGCTGTGAAATTAGAGATGTTCCTTCCTTTTTCAAATAACGTTCAGGTGATGCCGATAACAAATATTTATCTTGACATTTTAAAAACGTTGCAAAAGGCGGATTTGAAATCGCATTGAGTTTATTATAGGTTTCTAACGGATGAATCGTGGTATTTTCAGCATAAAACTCTTGACAAAAATTAGCTTCATAAATATCGCCACGATGTATGTGATCGAGCATATTATTTATTCTCTCGAAGTATTCATCTTTGTGGATGCGAAGTTTTATTTTGATTTGATTTTCTGAAACCTTTCGACTGTGCTCAAGGTGACTATCATCTAAATTTTGAATTGCTTCTAAATCGTCTTCAATCTCATCATCAACACAATTTAAGTATTGAATTTCAACTTGATTATCTTTAAAAAAAAACAACTTTTTAGGCTGAAAAAAGTATAAATCTGGAAATTCTAAACCATCAAAATTACTCGATTTTAAAGCTTCAACATCATTTTTTAAATCGTACGTTAAGTATCCAAAAATCCAATCGTTTACAAGTGTTTGGTATTCCTTTAATTTTTCAAAACCCTGAACATAATCTGTTTGAATACAAGTAAAAGCATCAACAGCTAAGACTGCATCATAATTAGAATAAGCTTGCTCGTAATTATTAGAATCTAACCACACCACATCATCAAACTGTTGTGCCCAAATGAGTATTTGACTTTTAAAGATTTTCGAGTCTTTAAATTTATAAATTTGTTTTGTTCTCAATAAAAAAGATTATTAAGCAAAGTTAAGTAGAATACTTAAAAAATTAAGATTTTTGTACTTTAAACATCTAAAAGCATGTACACCTTACAAAACGAGAAACTTAAGATTGCGGTTAAAAAAATTGGTGCCGAATTATGCAAAATTACTTCGGTAAAACATCACACCGAATTTATGTGGGACGCGAACCCTGATGTTTGGGATAGCCACGCCCCTAACCTGTTCCCTATTATTGGTGCTTTAAAAAACAATACTTATATTTTTGAAGGTACTGAATACCATTTACCAAAACATGGTATGATACGAAACAACAGCAATATTGAATTGCACAAACAAACCGAAAACAGCTTAACCTTTAAATTAATTTACAGTGAAGGGACGCTAAAAATATATCCGTTTAAGTTTGAATTTTACATCACTTATACCCTTACAGGTTCTACCATAGAAATAACACACACTATTAAAAATGCAGATAGCAAAACCATGTATTTCTCGGTTGGTGGCCATCCTGCTTTTAAATGCCCTATCTATAACGATGAAAAATATGATGATTATGTTTTAGAATTTGAACATACTGAAAACGCAGAAACACACCTCATCAACATGGAAAATGGTCTTATTTCACCTAAAACAAAACCCGTTTTTAATAATACGAATATATTACCTTTAAAGCACGACTTATTTAATGAAGACGCACTGATTTTTAAAGATTTAAAATCTAAAAAAGTCATTTTAAAAAGTAATATACATGGTGAAGTTCTATCTTTTAACTATCATGATTTTGATTATCTAGGTATTTGGGCAAAACCAGAAGGTGACTATGTTTGTATAGAACCTTGGTTAGGTATTGCTGATAACGAAGACACCAATCAAGATTTAAAAACCAAAGAAGGTGTTTTAAAACTTGCAGCCAACAAGACCTTTAAAGCAAGCTACAGTATTGAAATACATAACAGTCGTTTAGCTTAGATAAAATTTTAAGCTTAACTTTGCATGCTAAATTACAACTGTGAGCTTTCAAGATTTAAATTTAAATACCCCATTATATAACGCCTTAGACGATTTAGGCTTTAAAACCCCTACTCCCATTCAAGCAGAAGCTTTTAATGTGGTGAGCTCGGGGAAAGATATGGTTGGTATTGCCCAAACAGGTACAGGTAAAACCTTTGCCTATATGTTGCCTATTTTAAAGAATTTAAAATTTTCAACACAAGAAAACCCACGTATTTTGGTTTTAGTACCAACGCGCGAATTGGTGGTACAGGTGGTTGATGAAATTGAGAAACTGTCAAAATATATCAATACTCGGGTATTAGGTGTATATGGAGGCACGAATATTAACACGCAAAAACAAGCCATTGCTGCTGGTATTGATATTCTAGTAGCAACACCTGGTAGATTATATGATTTAGCTTTAAGTCGTGTATTACAATTAAAATCGATACAAAAATTAGTGATTGATGAAGTTGATGTGATGCTCGATTTAGGTTTTAAACATCAGCTGATTAATATTTTTGATATTCTTCCTGAGAAAAGACAAAACATTATGTTTTCGGCAACCATGACCGAAGATGTCGATTTGCTTATTAACGATTTCTTTAAAAGTCCGGAGCGTGTATCCATTGCTATTTCGGGAACACCGTTAGATAACATATCGCAAACACGTTATAAGGTTCCTAATTTTTATACTAAAATAAATTTATTAACCCATTTACTAAACGATACCGAAACCTTTAATAAGGTTCTAATATTTGTGGCGTTTAAAAAAATGGCAGATCGATTATTTGATCAACTCGATGAGATTTTTCATGACGAGTTATGCGTCATTCACTCAAATAAAACACAAAATTACCGTTTACGAAGTATCGAGCAATTTAGAAACGGAGACAACCGTATTTTAGTAGCGACCGATGTTATGGCACGTGGTTTGGATATTGATAACGTATCGCATGTTATAAATTTCGATACGCCTATTTACCCAGAGAACTACATGCATCGTATTGGTAGAACAGGTCGTGCCGAACGTAAAGGAGAAGCCCTTATTTTTAATACCGAAAAGGAAGCAGATGCCATTGAAAATATTGAATCTTTAATGAATATGGAGATTCCTTTAATGGAATTACCAGAAGAAGTAACAGTATCTACAGAACTTATTCCAGAAGAACGTCCAGTAATAAAGGAACATAACAATCCTAATAAACGCAATAAAGACGAAGATGCACCAGGACCTGCTTTTCATGAGAAATCTGAAAAGAATTCTAAAGAAAATTTAGGTGGTTCGTATAAATTCAAAATTGCTGCGAAGTACAAAAAGCCTAAAACAAGAGGCGATAAAAATTATAATAAACGAAATAAGAAGAAGTAGGTTTTGTTGGGCGTTACCACGAGGGTCGGGCTTTCCGCTATATCTTTTGTTTTGTCTTTCCTGCGCAGGAAGGAATCCATAATAAAGTTGCAAACTAATTTTATAAAGTTCTTTATAATTTAAGAGAAAACAAAAGGATGCCGCTGCAATCCCTAACGCGGGTATTTGCTATATACATGTTATTCCTGTGAAGGTAGAAGTCTATAAAATCAATTACTTACTTGTGGATTCCTCTTTCATAGGAATACACATACTTCAAAAAGCTACAAATCAAAAACTACAATAAACAAAAAAGCGTATACAAATAACAGTTTCAGTTGTTCTTATCATTTCTAATTCATAAATCAGTTGTCATTCCTGCTCAGGCAGGAATCTGCTTTTAAGAATACATGTATAAAACTATTCATCAATATTATCTCTACATCCTTTCAAACAAAAAAAATGGCACGCTCTATATTGGAGTCACTAACGACCTTGAACGTAGAATGTTTGAACATAAAAATAAATTGGTCGATGGGTTTACAAAAAAATATGGACTAAATAAATTGATGTATTTTGAATCCTTTCAATATGTAAATGATGCTATTAAAAGAGAAAAAAACATGAAAAAGTGGAAACGTGAATGGAAAATTAAATTATTAGTAGAAGAAAACCCTAATTGGGATGATTTGTCTTCGGATTGGACTTTCTTAATTGATTGAGTAATAGATTCCTGCCTCCGCAGGAATGACAAAACCGAACAAAACTAAAGACAGCAAAAATTATAATAAGAATATGTAGTTTTATAATTTTCAGTTTATTGTAAACTCAAGTTGTAAATATACTGTTATTACTACGCAGGCAGGAATCTTTAAAAACAGTTACGTTCTTGTTGTTTCCTTCCCGATAGCTATCGGGATTTGCAGGAATGACAAAACACAAGTAATCCAGAAGCCATAAGGATTATAATAAACGGCACAAAAAAAGAAGTTTCTATGATTTCTATTCATCGTAAACTCAATTTGAAAACGCACTGTCATTCCTGCGTAGGCAGGAATCTATAAAAACAGTCACTTCCTTGTGGGTTCCTACCTAGGCAGGAATAACTAAACACACCTAGAACCATATATAGTAAAATTTAAATAACAGAGTAATACTCTAAAATTTAAAGATGACACATACTAACACAGCTAATGATTTTCAAAATAATCACCTAATCTAATATTTAATTTATATTTGCAACACATTGCACTTTATGATAGCTAGAATTAAAAAATTATTACTCTCTATTGAACAAGTTCCCACGCTACTCTATCTTGTAAAATGGGTGTTTATTTGTTTGCTTTTAGGCGCTGTTGCTGGTAGTGTTTCGGCTTTCTTTCTGACAAGTTTAGATTGGGCAACACAGTATAGAGAATCTCATTTATGGATTATTTGGTTACTACCAATTGGTGGTTTTATTATTGGCTTATCGTATCATTTGTATGGTAATGACGTTGTAAAAGGAAACAATTTATTACTTGAAGAATTTCACTCACCAAAAAAAATCATCCCTTTTAAAATGGCTCCTTTGGTGCTTTTTGGTACGATTGCAACACATTTATTTGGCGGATCGGCAGGTCGTGAGGGTACAGCTGTACAAATTGGTGGTGCCATTGCCGACCAGTTTACAAAAATATTGAAACTCTCTAAACGCGATAGACAAATTCTTTTGATTGCAGGTATTAGCGCAGGTTTTGCTTCCGTTTTTGGAACGCCTTTAGCAGGTGGTATCTTTGCTCTTGAGGTATTAGTTTTAGGAAGAATTAGATTAGATGCTATCATCCCGAGTTTTATGGCTGCCGTTTTTGCTAACTATTTTTGTGAAATCTGGAACGTATCGCATACACATTATCATATTTCTGAAGTGGTGGAAATGAATCCTATAAACCTGTTATGGGCTTTACTTGCTGGTATTATTTTTGGTTTGGTTGCCATGCTATTTTCAAAATCGACTCATTTTTGGAGTAACTTATTTAAAAGATATATTAAATACCCTCCATTGCGTCCTGTTATTGGTGGTGTTATTTTAGCTGTTACTATCTATTTTATGGGAACGACTAAATACATTGGTTTAGGTATTCCCACTATTGTTGATGCTTTTGATGTCAACCTGAACTCTTATGACTTTTTACTAAAAGTATTACTCACCTCTTTTACTCTAGGTGCTGGTTTTAAAGGTGGCGAAGTAACCCCTTTATTTTTTATTGGGGCCACTTTAGGAAATGTACTCATTTGGTTTATTCCGTTACCTATGGGACTCCTTGCAGGCATGGGTTTTGTTGCCGTTTTTGCAGGTGCTACCAATACGCCTATTGCATGTACTATTATGGGCATTGAATTATTTGGAATAGAAGCGGGCGTTTTTATAGCTTTGGCTTGTAGTACGGCCTATCTATTTTCAGGACATACAGGCGTTTATGCGTCCCAAATTATTGGAAGTCCGAAAAACAATTTTTATATCCGTGAAAAAGGCTTACCGCTTTCTGATATTAAAAAGAGACGTGATAAACAAGAAAAAAAATAAGCTTATTAATCTGCTATCGCTTGGTTTACCAAGATTCTAAATTTCCCTGCAGTATCATCATTTACCTTTTGAGTTTGTTTTAATAATACTGCTAAAATATCTTCTTTAGGATCTGCAAAATACTGTGTATTAAAGTAACCTCCCCATTCAAAAGTACCTTCACTACTATTACCTCCTAAATCGTGTTTTTTCTTATCTACTAAAGCAAAAGCTAATCCATGAGACATTTCAATATTTTCAGATATATAAGGAATTTGATTGGTTAAAATAGTTTCCACAGTAGTTCTACTTAAAAGTCTAACACCATTCAATTCTCCTTTGTTTAAATACATTTGCAGAAACGTGGCGTAATCTTTTGCTGTACTTGAAAGTCCTGCTCCACCAGAGAAAAAACGTTTAGCTCCTGTTTTAGGGTAATCGGTATCATAAAACGTTACAGGGTATTTTATCCATTCATTACCTTCTTTGGTTTGAACGGTTACCAATCTTTCATATTTTGATTCTGGAAGATAAAATTGAGTATCATGCATATTTAAAGGCTCGAAAATTCTAGTTTTTAAAAATTCATCAAAAGGCATTCCTGACATGATTTCAACAAAATACCCTAGCACATCTAGACCTTCACTATACGTAAACTTTTCACCAGGATTGTGATGTAATGGTAATTTGGCAAGTTTTTTAATATTATCGGCAATAGCAACATCTTCTGTAGTAAATAAATCTACAATACCTGCTTTTGCATATAACTTTTTAAATCGTACATCACTATCTATTTGTCCGTAACCAATACCCGATGTATGCGTTAATAAGTTTCTAATAGTTATTTGATTATTAGCTGGTTTGGTTGTGTATGATGAATCTGCTTCGTTAAAAGATTCTAAAAGTTGTGCGTCTCCAAATTCTGGAATATATTTTGAAATAGGATCGTCTAAATTAAATTTCCCTTCTTCCCACAACATCATAACAGCTGTTGAAGTAATAGCTTTAGACTGCGATGCAATTCTAAAAATATGATCTAATTCCATATTGGTTTTTGAAGTATTATCAGCCATTCCAAAAGCTTTATAATACACTATTTTACCATGTCGAGCAATTAAAGCTACCGCACCAGGAATTTTGTTTTCTGAAACTGCATATGTTAACATCGAATCTATTCGATCTAGTCTTGTCTCTGCCAGACCTACTGAACTAGGAACTGCAATAGAAAGTACTTCGGATTGTAATACTGGTGTTTGCTTAAAACAAGACGATAAAACAAATGCGGTAAGGCAAACTAAAAATAGTTTTTTCATGGGTTTAGTAGTTGGTTTTCATTATAGAAAAGCTAAGTTACTTTTTTAATGATAATTATAATCATCTATAAATAAAAAAACCCTTTCAAATAAATGAAAAGGGTTTTATATAATATAAACAGAACTAGAACTTTTATCTTCCTCCCGGAGGACAATTTTGTTTTAAATAGTTTGTATATAAGGTTCGTAAATGCTCACTAGTACCTTCTCCTTCAGAAATAGAGTGTGTTCTATTTGGATACGCCATAAATTGAAATTGTTTATTATACTTTACCAATTCATTAATTAACATTTCGGCATTATTATAATGTACATTATCATCGCCTGTACCATGAATATATAACAAATTTCCTTTTAAATTTTTAGCATGTGTAATTGGAGAGCCATCAATAAAATCTTTTAAATTTTCTTGTGGTAAGCCCATATAGCGCTCTTGATAAATATTATTGTAAGTAAGTTGGTTACTTACTGCTGCAATGGCAATACCTGTTTTGTAAATATCTGGATATTGAAACATTAAATTTAATGTGGTTGAACCACCACCACTCCATCCCCAAACGGCAACTCGTGAGGCATCAACAAAATCCCATTTTAAAACTTCTTTTGCAGCCATGGCTTGATCGGTAATATTGATTTTCCCAATATTTCTATATATCGCTTTTCGCCAAGCACTACCTTTTGGGACAGGTGTACCTCTATTATCTATAGTCATGTATATATAACCGTCGTCAGCCATATTACCATTATATAATCTGTTAAATCCAACTCTGTAAGTATCTTTCACATTTGCCCCCCAAGGTTCTGCATATACCATAAAAACAACAGGATATTTTTTAGAAGCATCAAAATTAGTTGGCTTCACCATTAAACCATCCATTTCTGTTCCATCTGCTATTTTAACCTTAAAAAATTCTACCGTTTTTTCTACCTGAGAATTTTCTATTTTAGTTAAATTACTTTCAGTAATATCCACCAATTTATGATTTGGTAAAGTTATAAATCCATACACTGGTTTTGTATGAGTATTATTAAACACATGAAAAGCATACTTACCAGTTGGTGATATAGAATAAATATTTGTACCAGATAATTCTGAAGGCGTAACTCGAACAGCAGTACCTTTTCCATTTAAGTTGGTTTTGTATAAATATTTTTGAGTGGCATTATTTGGTGATGCATAAAAATAAATAAGATTGGCTTTTTCATTGACAGCTAACACTTCCATTACATCATAATCACCTTTTGTTATAAGCTTTTCTTTTCCTGTTATATCAATTCTATATAGATGTCTCCAACCATCTTTTTCACTAAACCATAAAAACTCTTTGTTGCTATTAATCCACTTAAATTTATGTCTGAATGTTAACTCATATGTGTCCTCCCATCCATTAACAATACTTATCCATGATTTATTACTTTCAATATGAATCTGATTAACTTCATTTGTAATAACATTACAGTTTAATATTTTACTTTCATTCTGTTTTCTATTCAATTGTTGTACAAATAAATTAGTTACAGAATTCCATTCCATACGTGGCAAATAATGCTGACTAGCATTTCCTAAAATATTAAGCCATTTTTTTTCTTGATTTGATAATTTAATAACTCCTATTCTTGCTGGAGACGGATTTTGACCTGCTGTAGGGTACTCTACTGGGTTAATACGTGAATATACAGAATCAGTGAAATTTATCATATTATAGTCACGAATTTTTCGAGCATCAATTTGCCAAAAAGCAATACGCTCACTATCTGGACTCCATTGAAAACCATCGCGACACGAAAACTCTTCTTCATAAGCCCAATCGAACGTACCATTAATTAATTTTCTGTTTCCATCAAAAGTTAGTTTAGTAATCTTTTGAGCAGCTAAATCTTCTACATAAAGATTAAATTCGCTTACATAAGCAACTTTTGTTGCATCAGGCGAAAATTTAGCAAACCGAAGTGAGGATTCTGGAAGACTTATTCCTACTTGTTGCAATGATTTTGTTTTTAAATCGAGTACCCAATAATCGCCTTCTGTATTTAACCTCCAAACTTTTTTTGTATTGGTATAGATTAATATTTTTGAATAATCTTTTGAAAAACTAAATGCTGTAATATTAATTGGATTTCTGTTTTCTGGCGTAAGCATTTTTCTTGTTACAAAAATATTCTTAGTATTACTTGGCAGTATGGTTCGTATAATTTCGTTTTGTTCTATTCTATAATACGAATTACCATCTTCAGCCCAATTAATTTGTTGAGAATAAATAAGGTTTATAAATACAAAATAAACTACTGTAAAAAAAGTTCTAAGCTTAATATATTTCATGTAGGTTGTTCTTAATATTAACGGGTTATTTTATTTAAACACGAATTTAGTTTTTTTGATTAAAAAAGCGATATTCTTTAACAAAAAAAACCCTTTCAAATAAATGAAAAGGGATTTTGAACTGAAAAATTCAATACTTTTATTTTTTTTGTAACCCTCTTAAAATAAGAATACCAATTCTCGCAATAACAAAAGTAAAAAGCCCAAAAACTGCTGTTAATAAAGACACTTTAAGTCCGCCAGCAAAAACGGCAGGATTTGCATTCCCCATAGCTTCCACAGAATCGAATGCTGTAATTAAACCTATTACAGATCCTAAAAAGCCTATAGTAAGTCCTAAAAGGCTACTATCTGTAGTTAATTGAATCATTTTTTTTGAAATCTCACTATTCTTTTTAATGCTTATAAAACCTCTAACTAAAAAGAAAAGAGACAACAAAAAACAAATAAGAATAAGCGACATAAAAAAGGGACCACCTTCATTGAATCGATCTACAAAAGGATTTGAAGCCACTAATAATTTTGGTAATACTAATGGTGCTAATACATACATAACTGTGCGTTTTTTGATTAATATATCACAAACTTACTTTAGATAGCTTTTCAAAATATAAAAATGCGGTGAATAACCAAATTAGAACAGGATATTGCAAATAGCAAAAACCCTTGTTAAATCTGTCATTCATCTACAAAAAAAGAATTCTCTATAAAAATATACTATTATTGTAATACTATTTATCAAGTATGCTTAAAAATAATTTTATTTTAAAAAAAATAGGACAGTTAATATTACATGTATTGTTTTGGTGTGTTGTTTTGTTCTTTTTCACTTACTTCTTTGGAGCTGAAAATCAAAATTATAGCGACACTCTATCCTTTTCGTTATTCTTAATGCCTATAACCATAGCAACCACTTATGTTTCTATTTATAAATTAATACCAGATTACCTTATTACAAAACGTTATTTTCTCTTTATAATTTACAGCTTATATACCCTCATTATTTCTGGATATTTAATAATGGTTTCTATCTTTTTTAGTTTGACTTATTTAGCGAATTTTGAATATAACGACATGAACCCTGCGACTAAAAACATACTATTAGTTACAACTGGAGTGTATTTAGTAACCATTATTGTAAGTGCTTTTAAGTTACTAAAACTTAACTTAAATCATGTTGAACAAAAAAACAAACTAGAAAATAAAATATTAGAAACACAGCTCAAACTTAAAGAGCAAGAGTTGAATTATTTAAAAATGCAGATTCACCCGCATTTCTTATTTAACACTTTAAATACTATGTATGGGTTTGCGTTAAAGAAAGCAGATGAAGCTCCAGAAATGATTTTAAAGCTTTCTAATTTATTAGATTATTTACTTTATAAAGTTGACAAACCTTTTGTGCTTCTAATAGACGACATCAATCACATTAAAGATTATATCGAATTAGAAAAAATGCGTTTTAATAACACATTGAATATTGAACTTGTTACCGAAACCATTATAGAACACACCAAAATAGCGCCCATGCTTTTATTACCTTTTATTGAAAATAGTTTTAAACATGGGGTTATAAAAAATGGTACATTATCCATACATATTAATATATCCTGTAAAGACAAAAAACTGTACTTTTATATAGAAAATACGAGTGCTGACAACGACATATCATCTAAAGGTATTGGATTAGAAAATATACAAAAGCGTTTAGATTTATTATACAAAGACAATTACACACTAACTATTAATAATGACAGCCATTTATTTAAAGTGAGCTTAATATTAAATATCCTAGAATAATTGCAACAAAACAATAACATATCGTGCCTTATTGTAGATGATGAAACTATAGCTAGAGACATTATAGAAACACATTTAAACAAAATACCTAACATTAACATTGTTGCCAAATGCAGTAACGCTATTGAAGCGTTTAATACTATAAGAAATCATACCATAGATTTGGTTTTTCTAGATATTAACATGCCCGAAATAACAGGGATTTCGTTTGCTAAATCTATAAACAAAGACATTAAAATTATTTTCACAACTGCTTATCGTGATTATGCTGTTGAAGGCTTTGAGCTTCAAGCAGTCGATTATTTACTAAAACCTATTTCGTTCGATCGTTTATTAAAAGCCGTTAATAATTACTTTGATATATATAGTGACACTAAGAATAACACTATTCAAGAAAGTAACAATAATGATTTTATGTTCGTTCGTTCAGACAGACGTATGATAAAAATAGACTTTAATGCTATTATCTATATTGAAAGTTATAGCGATTATATAAAAATTCACTTAGCCAACGAAACCATTACTACCAGAGAAACCATAAGTGCTATTGAAGCAAAACTACCAAAAGAACAGTTTATTAGAATACATCGATCTTATATTTTATCGATAACTAATATTACTTCATTTACACACGAAGAAATAACTATTAATAAAAAATCGCTACCAATTAGTAGAAGTTATAAAAAAGATGTTTTAAATATTTTAGAAAAATTTTAAACAAAAAAAATCCCTTTCCAAATGAATGAAAAGGGATTATGATTTTAAGACTTATAAATTTAATTCATTTTTAAAACCAATTCTTTTCCCTTATATATTATAGTTTTAGTCTTTGCTTTAGGTATTGTTTCCATACCATTTCCATTGTTATCATCAACAACTATAATATTAAATTGACATTTTTTAATC
The nucleotide sequence above comes from Flavobacteriaceae bacterium HL-DH10. Encoded proteins:
- a CDS encoding serine hydrolase domain-containing protein, with the translated sequence MKKLFLVCLTAFVLSSCFKQTPVLQSEVLSIAVPSSVGLAETRLDRIDSMLTYAVSENKIPGAVALIARHGKIVYYKAFGMADNTSKTNMELDHIFRIASQSKAITSTAVMMLWEEGKFNLDDPISKYIPEFGDAQLLESFNEADSSYTTKPANNQITIRNLLTHTSGIGYGQIDSDVRFKKLYAKAGIVDLFTTEDVAIADNIKKLAKLPLHHNPGEKFTYSEGLDVLGYFVEIMSGMPFDEFLKTRIFEPLNMHDTQFYLPESKYERLVTVQTKEGNEWIKYPVTFYDTDYPKTGAKRFFSGGAGLSSTAKDYATFLQMYLNKGELNGVRLLSRTTVETILTNQIPYISENIEMSHGLAFALVDKKKHDLGGNSSEGTFEWGGYFNTQYFADPKEDILAVLLKQTQKVNDDTAGKFRILVNQAIAD
- a CDS encoding DPP IV N-terminal domain-containing protein, which produces MKYIKLRTFFTVVYFVFINLIYSQQINWAEDGNSYYRIEQNEIIRTILPSNTKNIFVTRKMLTPENRNPINITAFSFSKDYSKILIYTNTKKVWRLNTEGDYWVLDLKTKSLQQVGISLPESSLRFAKFSPDATKVAYVSEFNLYVEDLAAQKITKLTFDGNRKLINGTFDWAYEEEFSCRDGFQWSPDSERIAFWQIDARKIRDYNMINFTDSVYSRINPVEYPTAGQNPSPARIGVIKLSNQEKKWLNILGNASQHYLPRMEWNSVTNLFVQQLNRKQNESKILNCNVITNEVNQIHIESNKSWISIVNGWEDTYELTFRHKFKWINSNKEFLWFSEKDGWRHLYRIDITGKEKLITKGDYDVMEVLAVNEKANLIYFYASPNNATQKYLYKTNLNGKGTAVRVTPSELSGTNIYSISPTGKYAFHVFNNTHTKPVYGFITLPNHKLVDITESNLTKIENSQVEKTVEFFKVKIADGTEMDGLMVKPTNFDASKKYPVVFMVYAEPWGANVKDTYRVGFNRLYNGNMADDGYIYMTIDNRGTPVPKGSAWRKAIYRNIGKINITDQAMAAKEVLKWDFVDASRVAVWGWSGGGSTTLNLMFQYPDIYKTGIAIAAVSNQLTYNNIYQERYMGLPQENLKDFIDGSPITHAKNLKGNLLYIHGTGDDNVHYNNAEMLINELVKYNKQFQFMAYPNRTHSISEGEGTSEHLRTLYTNYLKQNCPPGGR
- a CDS encoding MotA/TolQ/ExbB proton channel family protein gives rise to the protein MYVLAPLVLPKLLVASNPFVDRFNEGGPFFMSLILICFLLSLFFLVRGFISIKKNSEISKKMIQLTTDSSLLGLTIGFLGSVIGLITAFDSVEAMGNANPAVFAGGLKVSLLTAVFGLFTFVIARIGILILRGLQKK
- a CDS encoding histidine kinase, whose translation is MLKNNFILKKIGQLILHVLFWCVVLFFFTYFFGAENQNYSDTLSFSLFLMPITIATTYVSIYKLIPDYLITKRYFLFIIYSLYTLIISGYLIMVSIFFSLTYLANFEYNDMNPATKNILLVTTGVYLVTIIVSAFKLLKLNLNHVEQKNKLENKILETQLKLKEQELNYLKMQIHPHFLFNTLNTMYGFALKKADEAPEMILKLSNLLDYLLYKVDKPFVLLIDDINHIKDYIELEKMRFNNTLNIELVTETIIEHTKIAPMLLLPFIENSFKHGVIKNGTLSIHINISCKDKKLYFYIENTSADNDISSKGIGLENIQKRLDLLYKDNYTLTINNDSHLFKVSLILNILE
- a CDS encoding LytTR family DNA-binding domain-containing protein, producing the protein MQQNNNISCLIVDDETIARDIIETHLNKIPNINIVAKCSNAIEAFNTIRNHTIDLVFLDINMPEITGISFAKSINKDIKIIFTTAYRDYAVEGFELQAVDYLLKPISFDRLLKAVNNYFDIYSDTKNNTIQESNNNDFMFVRSDRRMIKIDFNAIIYIESYSDYIKIHLANETITTRETISAIEAKLPKEQFIRIHRSYILSITNITSFTHEEITINKKSLPISRSYKKDVLNILEKF